In Aegilops tauschii subsp. strangulata cultivar AL8/78 chromosome 3, Aet v6.0, whole genome shotgun sequence, one genomic interval encodes:
- the LOC109768103 gene encoding MADS-box transcription factor 32 has product MGRGRSEIKRIDNPTQRQSTFYKRRDGLFKKARELAVLCDADLLLLLFSASGKLYQYLAPTVPSVKGFVERYEAATHTKVWSDIRQERRAELEKVAKMCDLLEKELRFMTVDDGEQYTVPSLAALEHNLEAAMHKVRSEKDRKIGGEMSYLENMIRGKQAERYGLCDKLAHAQSLKVVEGGSTSLNNGLDLKLGFN; this is encoded by the exons ATGGGGCGAGGGCGCAGCGAGATAAAGAGGATCGACAACCCCACGCAGCGCCAGTCCACCTTCTACAAGCGCAGGGACGGCCTCTTCAAGAAGGCCCGGGAGCTCGCCGTCCTCTGCGAcgccgacctcctcctcctcctcttctccgcCTCCGGCAAGCTCTACCAGTACCTCGCGCCCACCGTCCCCTC TGTCAAGGGGTTTGTCGAGAGGTACGAGGCTGCAACGCACACCAAAGTTTGGTCCGACATCCGCCAG GAGAGGCGCGCCGAGCTGGAGAAGGTGGCCAAGATGTGCGACCTCTTGGAGAAGGAGCTGAG GTTCATGACGGTGGACGACGGGGAGCAGTACACGGTGCCGTCGCTGGCGGCGCTGGAGCACAACCTGGAGGCGGCCATGCACAAGGTGCGCTCCGAGAAGGACCGCAAGATCGGGGGCGAGATGAGCTACCTCGAGAACATG ATCAGGGGGAAACAAGCTGAGCGCTACGGCCTATGTGACAAG CTCGCTCATGCTCAGAGCCTGAAGGTCGTGGAAGGCGGATCCACCTCGCTGAACAACGGTCTGGACCTCAAACTTG GATTCAACTAG